In Allorhodopirellula heiligendammensis, one DNA window encodes the following:
- a CDS encoding integron integrase, translating to MEKAVEEGGGFHWEAAGNWDGICCVRSAQASFLLPGRVIAGDESMGRVSQSETTWHEQRDKWAKIWFEKLCRFHGRKPQVTWEFTADDVIAFLRDHVRRKTPAWKRLKIIQSLICYRRYVQAAPFDDLKFIQTKLEDLTRAEKIKEARLREAGGHTADEIEDVVGHIDPSEPDILQNLRRAVRARQDTLETERAYVANVKAFMRERGLKRQADFAEIHAADVEAHLTDLAVDGNVAPSTQNRAFYALLYVFQHVLKREMGEVQAIRSTKGKQIPTVLSVDEIEQIFAHLHGVHLLIAKLLYGCGMRISEALRLRMKDFDFDRMVIEVHASKGGKSRIVPMPASVVPEIRKWMESRRVLHEHDLEQGQASVCLPKALERKYPAAARELKWQYLFASHRLSRDPRTRVLRRHHLHKDTFPANLRAAVKKAGIHKHISSHVFRHSFATHLLREGTDICTIQELLGHADIKTTRIYLHSLNREDVKVISPLDRMTSHHQTIPANLAAAAADNAADARDLVQADASGDRSVAECSVAEPANAEHVATCENAGNAREVTLLVSELSAPKSHTLTRRSAGPGDMAAKRVSEAEPARAASLAGPPRNRLRWWSHAASWAFQRASVVVGGFLSLS from the coding sequence TTGGAAAAGGCCGTGGAAGAGGGCGGTGGCTTTCATTGGGAGGCTGCGGGTAACTGGGACGGAATCTGTTGCGTACGATCGGCTCAGGCGAGTTTCTTGTTGCCGGGTCGGGTGATAGCAGGGGACGAATCCATGGGACGGGTTAGTCAGTCCGAAACCACGTGGCACGAGCAGCGTGACAAGTGGGCGAAGATTTGGTTCGAGAAGCTCTGTCGCTTCCATGGTCGCAAGCCCCAGGTGACCTGGGAATTCACAGCCGACGATGTGATCGCGTTCCTCCGCGACCACGTGCGGCGCAAAACTCCGGCCTGGAAGCGTCTCAAGATCATTCAGTCGCTGATTTGCTATCGCCGTTACGTCCAGGCCGCTCCGTTTGATGACTTGAAGTTCATCCAGACAAAACTCGAAGACCTCACTCGGGCTGAGAAGATCAAAGAAGCGCGGCTGAGAGAAGCAGGTGGGCACACGGCCGACGAGATCGAGGACGTCGTCGGTCATATCGACCCCAGCGAACCGGATATTCTTCAGAACTTGCGTCGTGCCGTGCGTGCGCGGCAGGACACGCTTGAGACCGAGCGAGCGTACGTGGCGAATGTGAAGGCGTTCATGCGTGAACGGGGGCTGAAGAGGCAAGCGGATTTTGCTGAGATTCACGCGGCCGATGTGGAGGCCCATTTGACCGATCTGGCAGTCGATGGGAACGTTGCTCCATCGACTCAGAATAGGGCGTTCTATGCCCTGTTGTATGTGTTTCAGCATGTCCTGAAACGCGAAATGGGCGAAGTCCAGGCGATTCGTTCGACCAAGGGGAAACAGATTCCGACCGTACTGAGCGTGGATGAGATTGAGCAGATCTTCGCCCACTTACACGGCGTACATTTGTTGATCGCGAAGCTGCTCTACGGTTGCGGGATGCGGATCAGTGAGGCGTTGCGGCTAAGGATGAAGGATTTCGATTTTGATCGGATGGTGATTGAAGTGCACGCTTCCAAGGGCGGCAAGAGCCGGATCGTGCCGATGCCAGCGAGCGTCGTGCCGGAAATCCGGAAGTGGATGGAGTCTCGTCGCGTGCTACACGAACACGATCTCGAACAAGGCCAGGCGTCGGTGTGTTTGCCGAAGGCACTGGAGCGGAAGTATCCCGCTGCTGCACGAGAATTGAAGTGGCAATATTTGTTTGCATCCCACCGCCTGTCACGCGATCCACGAACCCGAGTGCTGCGACGTCATCACTTGCACAAAGATACGTTCCCAGCGAACTTGCGTGCGGCGGTCAAGAAGGCGGGGATCCACAAGCACATCAGTTCGCATGTGTTTCGTCACAGCTTTGCCACGCATCTGCTGCGTGAGGGAACCGATATTTGCACGATCCAGGAGTTGCTCGGTCACGCGGACATCAAGACGACGCGGATTTACTTGCACTCGCTCAACCGCGAGGACGTCAAGGTAATCAGCCCGCTGGACCGGATGACGTCGCATCATCAAACGATTCCGGCGAACCTCGCTGCCGCTGCCGCTGACAATGCCGCTGACGCGAGAGACTTAGTGCAAGCGGACGCGAGTGGCGATCGCTCGGTTGCTGAATGCTCGGTCGCGGAGCCAGCAAATGCCGAGCATGTCGCGACGTGCGAGAACGCGGGAAATGCTCGCGAGGTGACTTTGTTGGTCAGTGAACTATCAGCACCCAAGAGTCACACGCTGACGCGTCGCAGTGCGGGGCCCGGCGACATGGCGGCGAAACGCGTGAGTGAGGCCGAGCCAGCGCGCGCGGCGTCATTGGCGGGGCCACCGCGAAATCGTTTGAGGTGGTGGAGTCACGCGGCAAGCTGGGCATTCCAGCGAGCCTCCGTCGTAGTGGGAGGTTTTCTATCACTGAGCTGA
- a CDS encoding arylsulfatase yields MMRILLFACTLSLLAAIQPKLLFSQSPPDDGSVLPFPPQEMESVTKPRLQDSKMQWPEPAQRLPKDAPNILVILVDDVGFGISETFGGEVHTPTMSKLADEGLRYNCFHTTSICSPTRASLLTGRNHTRVSSGTIAERAVAFDGYTGVISKDAATFAEVLKQYGYHTSAFGKWHNTPATETTAIGPKDRWPNGYGFEYFYGFLAGETSQWEPRLVENYDAVEPPRDDRYHLTEDLTNKALAWVDDQQAFAPDKPFLMYWASGGVHGPHHIFPEWADKYKGKFDDGWDAYREGVHKRQLEMGIIPPGTKLTPRDQTMTAWKDIPEDQLAFQRRGMEIFAGFAEHTDAQVGRLVAGLEERGLRDNTLIFYIWGDNGSSAEGQQGSISELLAQNNIPNTVEQQIAALDKIGGLDALGSPKTDNIYHSGWAWAGSTPFKATKLVASHFGGTRNPMVVSWPDGIKSDDKIRDQFHHVVDIAPTIYEILGITSPQIVNGQAQIKIDGTSLAYTFADGEAKTKKEVQFFDNNGSRAIYQDGWIACAFGPFIPWNTPASVPRIANWDSASDEWELYKITEDFSESNNLAEQNADKLDAMKKSFLELARDNQDFPIGAGLWLRLHPEDRVKTSYTNWNFTANTRRMPEFAAPGVGRQSNTVTIDLEVPEKANGVLYALGGSGGGLTVYLADGHLHYLYNMFIIEQYEAHSDDPLSVGKHKIEIKTSIDGMGKGGTATLIVDGNEVGEAKLTRTVPVAFSASETFDVGVDLGSTVSWDYYDQRPFAFNGIINSFKVELN; encoded by the coding sequence ATGATGAGAATTCTACTCTTCGCCTGCACGCTGAGTTTACTCGCAGCAATTCAACCGAAACTGCTTTTCTCGCAGTCGCCTCCGGACGACGGATCCGTTCTTCCGTTTCCGCCGCAAGAAATGGAAAGCGTAACGAAACCTCGGCTGCAAGATTCAAAAATGCAATGGCCCGAGCCCGCGCAACGACTACCGAAGGACGCACCTAACATTCTAGTCATTCTCGTCGATGACGTTGGCTTTGGCATCTCGGAGACTTTCGGTGGTGAGGTCCACACGCCGACGATGTCGAAACTGGCCGACGAAGGACTACGTTACAACTGCTTTCACACCACTTCGATCTGTTCACCCACTCGAGCGTCTTTGCTGACGGGCCGCAATCACACGCGAGTGTCTTCGGGAACCATCGCCGAGCGAGCCGTTGCCTTCGATGGCTACACGGGTGTCATCTCCAAGGACGCTGCAACGTTCGCGGAAGTGTTAAAGCAGTACGGCTATCACACTTCTGCATTTGGAAAATGGCATAATACGCCCGCGACAGAAACGACGGCGATCGGTCCCAAAGATCGTTGGCCCAACGGGTATGGCTTCGAATACTTTTATGGGTTTTTGGCCGGCGAGACATCGCAGTGGGAGCCTCGGTTGGTCGAAAACTATGACGCCGTCGAACCGCCCAGAGACGATCGCTATCATCTCACCGAAGACCTGACAAACAAAGCACTGGCTTGGGTCGATGATCAACAAGCGTTTGCACCGGACAAGCCCTTCTTGATGTACTGGGCATCAGGCGGAGTCCACGGCCCGCATCACATTTTTCCGGAGTGGGCTGATAAGTACAAAGGCAAATTCGACGACGGCTGGGACGCTTATCGCGAGGGGGTCCACAAACGCCAGCTCGAAATGGGAATCATTCCTCCGGGGACAAAACTTACGCCGCGCGATCAAACAATGACTGCGTGGAAAGATATTCCCGAAGACCAACTCGCGTTTCAACGTCGCGGAATGGAAATCTTCGCGGGCTTCGCTGAACACACCGACGCACAGGTGGGCCGTCTGGTTGCCGGACTGGAGGAACGTGGACTGCGAGATAATACGTTGATCTTCTACATCTGGGGTGACAATGGATCCAGCGCGGAAGGACAGCAAGGATCGATCAGCGAATTGCTAGCGCAGAACAACATTCCTAACACTGTCGAACAACAAATTGCAGCGCTCGATAAGATCGGCGGACTTGACGCTTTGGGATCGCCTAAAACTGATAACATCTATCACTCCGGATGGGCCTGGGCGGGTAGCACTCCATTCAAAGCTACCAAGCTAGTTGCTTCTCATTTTGGTGGCACGCGCAATCCGATGGTTGTCTCGTGGCCTGACGGAATCAAATCCGACGACAAAATTCGCGACCAGTTTCACCACGTGGTCGACATCGCACCCACCATCTACGAGATACTAGGCATAACCTCACCGCAGATCGTAAACGGGCAAGCACAGATCAAGATCGACGGAACGAGTCTCGCCTATACATTCGCTGACGGCGAGGCAAAAACGAAGAAGGAGGTGCAGTTTTTCGACAACAATGGCAGCCGCGCAATCTACCAAGACGGATGGATTGCCTGCGCATTCGGTCCGTTCATTCCATGGAATACTCCTGCGTCGGTTCCTCGAATTGCCAACTGGGATTCGGCGTCAGACGAATGGGAGCTCTACAAAATCACCGAAGACTTCTCCGAATCTAATAATCTCGCCGAGCAGAATGCCGACAAACTCGATGCGATGAAGAAGAGTTTTTTGGAGCTTGCAAGGGACAATCAAGATTTTCCGATTGGCGCAGGACTTTGGCTGCGTCTTCACCCAGAGGATCGCGTCAAGACGTCGTACACGAATTGGAACTTCACTGCGAACACGCGACGCATGCCCGAGTTCGCCGCACCGGGGGTAGGCCGTCAAAGCAATACGGTGACCATCGATCTTGAAGTGCCTGAGAAAGCAAACGGCGTTCTGTACGCTCTTGGCGGGTCGGGAGGCGGATTAACGGTTTATCTCGCTGACGGTCACCTCCACTATCTCTACAACATGTTCATTATCGAACAGTACGAAGCTCATAGTGACGACCCGCTGAGCGTTGGCAAGCATAAGATCGAGATCAAGACTTCCATCGACGGTATGGGCAAGGGTGGTACGGCGACTCTGATCGTCGATGGCAATGAGGTAGGTGAAGCGAAACTGACTCGTACGGTTCCAGTCGCATTTTCCGCCAGCGAAACGTTCGACGTCGGAGTTGATCTCGGGTCTACCGTCTCATGGGACTACTACGACCAACGACCGTTCGCTTTCAATGGCATCATCAACAGTTTCAAGGTTGAGCTGAATTAG